Proteins co-encoded in one Cynocephalus volans isolate mCynVol1 chromosome 11, mCynVol1.pri, whole genome shotgun sequence genomic window:
- the LOC134390167 gene encoding LOW QUALITY PROTEIN: HHIP-like protein 2 (The sequence of the model RefSeq protein was modified relative to this genomic sequence to represent the inferred CDS: substituted 1 base at 1 genomic stop codon): MEECSPYAAHLYDAENPLMRLRKLPGLCSDYCSAFHSNCHSAISLLTKGHGLQESHEKDSAHFCHLLHLPDKDYCFPNVLRNDHLNHDLGVVAKDHQGCLQLCLTEVANGLRNPVAMVHAGDGTHCFFVAEQEGVVWFYLPDGSRLEQPFLDLRSIVLTTPWIGDERGFLGLVFHPKFYLNHKFYIYYSFLGKKKVEKIQISEMKVSWADPIKANPKSERVILEIEEPASNHNGGQLLFGLDGYLYIFTGDGGQAGDPFGKFGNAQNKSSLLGKVLRTDVNGAGSDGKRYHIPLDNPFVSEPGAHPAIYAYGIRNKWRCAVDRGDPITHQGQGRIFCGDVGQNRFEEVDLIVKGGNYGGRAKEGFECYDKKLCLNACLDDVLPIYAYGRAVRKSVTGGYVYHGCESPNLNGRYIFGDFMSGRLMALQEDRKTKKWKKQDVCLGSTKLCAFPGLNSTXSKFIISFAEDEAGTNLYGYLMSAFWNFIRGID; this comes from the exons ATGGAG gaGTGCTCACCCTACGCAGCCCACCTCTACGATGCTGAGAACCCTCTGATGCGCCTCCGGAAGCTTCCTGGACTTTGCTCTGACTACTGCTCTGCATTCCACTCTAACTGCCACTCTGCCATCTCCCTGCTGACCAAAGGTCATGGCCTCCAGGAGTCCCATGAAAAGGATAGTGCCCACTTCTGCCACCTCCTCCATCTTCCTGACAAAGACTATTGCTTCCCCAATGTCCTGAGGAATGACCATCTCAACCATGACCTGGGTGTGGTGGCCAAGGACCATCAGGGCTGCCTGCAACTCTGCCTGACTGAGGTGGCCAACGGGCTGAGGAACCCCGTTGCCATGGTCCATGCTGGGGATGGCACCCATTGCTTCTTTGTTGCTGAGCAGGAAGGAGTGGTGTGGTTCTACCTCCCAGATGGGAGCCGTCTGGAGCAACCGTTCTTGGACCTCAGGAGCATCGTTCTGACCACTCCATGGATTGGGGATGAGAGAGGCTTCTTGGGGTTGGTTTTTCATCCTAAATTCTACCTCAACCACAAGttctatatttattattcattccttGGCAAGAAGAAGGTAGAAAAGATCCAGATTAGTGAGATGAAGGTTTCTTGGGCTGATCCCATCAAAGCAAACCCCAAATCAGAGAG ggtcATCTTGGAAATAGAAGAACCTGCCTCAAATCATAATGGTGGACAACTTCTTTTTGGCCTGGATGGCTATCTGTACATATTCACTGGGGATGGAGGGCAGGCTGGGGATCCCTTCGGCAAGTTTGGAAATGCTCAGAACAA AAGTTCCCTGCTGGGAAAAGTGTTAAGGACTGATGTGAATGGAGCAGGCTCAGATGGCAAGCGGTACCATATTCCCCTAGACAATCCCTTTGTTTCTGAGCCAGGGGCCCACCCTGCCATCTATGCCTATGGGATCAGAAACAAGTGGCGCTGTGCCGTGGACCGAGGGGACCCCATCACGCACCAGGGCCAAGGCCGGATATTCTGTGGGGATGTGGGTCAGAACAGGTTTGAGGAAGTCGACCTTATTGTTAAGGGGGGGAACTATGGCGGGAGAGCAAAGGAAGGGTTTGAATGTTATGACAAGAAACTTTGCCTCAATGCCTGTTTGG ATGATGTTTTGCCCATCTATGCCTATGGCCGTGCAGTGAGGAAGTCGGTCACTGGAGGTTATGTCTACCATGGGTGTGAATCTCCGAACCTCAATGGCCGCTACATCTTTGGGGACTTCATGAGTGG TCGACTTATGGCTTTGCAGGAAGATAGAAAAAccaagaaatggaagaaacaggATGTTTGCCTAGGCAGCACCAAGCTCTGTGCCTTTCCAGGGCTAAACAGTACTTAGAGCAAATTCATCATCTCCTTTGCTGAAGATGAAGCAGGTACAAATTTGTACGGTTATTTGATGTCTGCTTTCTGGAACTTCATCAGAGGCATTGACTGA